The following proteins are co-located in the Thermodesulfobacteriota bacterium genome:
- a CDS encoding DUF997 domain-containing protein, producing MAQKSRTAGRLFLAAFLILTPLVWSPLGYGSYGPASRWLGMPSWAVVALGASALLFALEWYFLFRSGQALEDEEMSDLLRDLQAAGRNSRQLKVEVDR from the coding sequence ATGGCGCAGAAATCCCGTACCGCAGGCCGGCTCTTCCTGGCCGCCTTCCTGATCCTGACCCCGCTGGTCTGGTCTCCCCTGGGCTACGGGTCCTACGGACCCGCGTCCCGATGGCTGGGTATGCCCTCCTGGGCCGTGGTGGCGCTGGGGGCGAGCGCGCTCCTCTTCGCCCTGGAGTGGTACTTCCTGTTCCGCAGCGGCCAGGCCCTGGAGGACGAAGAAATGTCCGACCTCCTGCGCGACCTCCAGGCCGCCGGCCGCAATTCCCGGCAGCTGAAAGTCGAGGTGGACCGATGA